One Nostoc sp. UHCC 0302 DNA window includes the following coding sequences:
- a CDS encoding glycosyltransferase family 4 protein, with translation MNKPKVLVAQPGARKHYQEPLLFYRWGILDRLYTDFYSGHNALANLLRHPIIYKHLPSLLKKGLDRYEPGLKDASVTHFPLLAYQVLKAINKASIEETGKIYVWSGQELCRRFINSGLGNANIIYGFNSTSIEFFEYAKQHGLCCILDQTQAERSLVHKLLQEEEERWPGWSLSPFIVNDGDLKLLQREQGEQDLADKIICGSSFVKNSLIARGVNANKIFVVSLGRLKDEKSLHQPIILNPQERGNELRILFAGSVGLRKGIPYLLEALRKIKGKIPFICKIAGSLEIKPERITEYSDVCEFLGRVSRSHIKDLYTWADVFVLPSICEGSAMVTYEAMSSGLPIITTPNSGSIVRDEIDGFIIPVRDIEAIADRLLKIYTLRKSFEQIANTKENLKYVMKESENKLHQIISDCHG, from the coding sequence ATGAATAAACCAAAAGTTTTAGTGGCACAACCAGGGGCCAGAAAACACTATCAAGAACCTCTCCTATTTTATCGTTGGGGTATTTTAGATAGACTTTACACAGATTTTTACTCTGGTCATAATGCGCTAGCGAACTTATTACGCCATCCTATAATTTATAAACATTTACCAAGCTTGCTTAAAAAAGGTCTAGATAGATATGAACCAGGTTTAAAAGATGCTAGTGTCACTCATTTCCCATTATTAGCTTATCAAGTCTTAAAAGCTATAAATAAAGCTTCAATAGAAGAAACAGGAAAAATATATGTTTGGTCAGGACAAGAATTATGTCGACGCTTCATAAATTCTGGTTTAGGAAATGCCAATATTATCTATGGATTTAATAGTACCTCTATTGAATTTTTTGAATACGCAAAACAACACGGACTCTGTTGTATTTTAGATCAAACACAAGCTGAACGTTCACTTGTGCATAAACTTTTGCAAGAAGAGGAAGAGCGTTGGCCAGGTTGGTCATTATCACCTTTTATAGTTAATGATGGTGATTTAAAACTATTACAGCGAGAGCAAGGTGAGCAAGACTTGGCAGACAAGATTATTTGTGGCTCTAGTTTTGTTAAAAACTCATTAATAGCTAGGGGAGTTAATGCCAACAAAATATTTGTAGTTTCATTAGGTCGTCTCAAAGATGAAAAAAGTCTACACCAACCAATCATTCTAAACCCACAAGAGCGAGGAAACGAGTTAAGAATATTATTTGCTGGATCAGTTGGACTGCGAAAGGGGATTCCCTATTTACTAGAAGCTTTACGAAAAATTAAAGGAAAAATACCTTTTATTTGTAAAATTGCAGGTAGCTTGGAAATTAAGCCTGAGCGTATTACTGAATATAGTGATGTGTGCGAATTTTTAGGAAGAGTTTCTCGCTCTCATATTAAAGATTTATACACATGGGCAGATGTATTTGTATTACCTTCGATTTGTGAAGGCTCGGCAATGGTGACTTATGAAGCGATGAGTTCGGGATTACCTATTATTACTACTCCTAACTCAGGTTCTATTGTCAGAGATGAAATTGATGGTTTTATAATACCCGTTAGAGACATAGAAGCAATTGCTGATAGACTTTTAAAAATTTACACGTTAAGAAAAAGTTTTGAACAAATAGCTAATACTAAAGAAAATTTAAAATATGTTATGAAAGAATCAGAAAATAAATTACACCAGATAATATCTGACTGTCATGGCTGA
- a CDS encoding glycosyltransferase family 4 protein, with protein MKILFYFSGFAPIGGIETFAKNLLCYLQAKNFDCRLVCWGQKSPLLQSIEQAKVKIIRTSWRWGCRWGLPEWLLLPIGLQQVKQADVVILGKLLSTKILKQLKFQADNRTKFVYITPYRPLPPTKNTEKRKVLEALNLFDLILVQASEFTDDLQKIGYQGQIQIIPYIPHQPGKLQPLPPKEQLKIGFLGRLVEDKNIPLLLEAFNCFQEKYLQAYISKNRQHQQPSLHLFGDGHLREQLEQLANNFGIASSVVFHGSVSNSQVEEAIASCHLFAFTSHIEGQCLAALEILGCGRPIVATDAGALPEILADSRLGRIVQPANPNNFANSLMEMAKLIEQQSMSPEMIRSAYLERYAPEKVGAHYENLLTSLYQNNY; from the coding sequence ATGAAAATACTTTTTTACTTTAGCGGATTTGCACCAATAGGAGGAATCGAAACATTCGCTAAGAATCTTCTTTGTTATCTTCAAGCTAAAAATTTTGATTGTCGCCTTGTGTGTTGGGGTCAAAAGTCACCCTTACTTCAGTCTATCGAACAGGCAAAAGTAAAAATTATCCGTACCTCTTGGCGATGGGGTTGTCGATGGGGATTACCAGAGTGGTTGCTTTTACCTATTGGTCTTCAACAAGTTAAACAAGCTGATGTAGTAATTTTAGGTAAACTTCTTTCCACCAAAATTTTAAAACAACTCAAATTCCAAGCTGATAATCGTACAAAGTTTGTTTATATTACACCCTATAGACCTTTACCCCCAACTAAAAATACAGAAAAGAGAAAAGTTTTAGAAGCGCTTAATCTATTTGATTTAATCCTAGTACAAGCATCTGAATTTACTGATGATTTGCAGAAAATTGGCTATCAAGGTCAGATTCAAATTATTCCCTATATTCCTCATCAACCGGGTAAGCTTCAACCATTGCCCCCAAAAGAACAATTAAAAATTGGTTTTCTCGGCAGACTAGTAGAAGATAAAAATATTCCTTTGTTACTAGAAGCGTTTAATTGCTTTCAAGAGAAATATTTACAAGCTTATATCTCTAAAAATAGACAGCATCAGCAGCCTAGCCTACATCTATTTGGTGATGGTCATTTGCGCGAGCAATTGGAACAACTTGCCAATAACTTTGGTATTGCATCTTCCGTTGTTTTTCATGGTAGTGTTTCTAACAGTCAGGTAGAAGAGGCGATCGCTTCATGTCATCTGTTTGCTTTTACTTCTCATATTGAAGGCCAATGTCTAGCCGCTTTAGAAATTTTGGGTTGTGGTAGACCAATTGTTGCGACAGATGCAGGTGCATTGCCAGAGATTTTAGCTGATTCTCGTCTTGGTAGAATAGTACAGCCTGCTAACCCGAATAATTTTGCTAATAGTTTGATGGAAATGGCAAAATTAATAGAGCAACAGTCAATGTCACCAGAAATGATTCGTTCAGCTTATCTTGAACGATATGCTCCTGAAAAAGTTGGCGCTCATTATGAAAATTTATTAACTTCTTTATACCAGAATAATTACTAA
- a CDS encoding glycosyltransferase, which yields MGKLSFLLFSANTPWTYGLAEALSEYHHTHAVQFYDWGTYNLLHPSWSKRIPPPLLKRTMQIMPTGYAGQLEKLFRFYLQQLIRHWCQQLTKLSGEHPWVIVTEPYIASWVRKVPSDHLIYYNFDDYVPYRPYREQQILQQEKELIERAAITLCASQSQLKTFQKRHPHRASHIYHYPHGVISTYINCQPEKPPEAMTVGYVGNLGDRLDWQLIYQVITACPQITFVFVGGLEDQNMLDHKDWQATRQAVLTSPNVRHIGYVPSDKVADYYCSFAVNWIPYLVEHRFNKACCPTKIMDGIASGRPIISTDIPECRLYPEWISIVHSAEDAIVLIHKQLGCSEKPEADEKSLKQLKFAHQNTWQVRSHTLKKWLLKF from the coding sequence ATGGGAAAACTCAGTTTTCTACTTTTTAGTGCCAATACTCCTTGGACTTATGGTTTAGCAGAAGCTTTGTCCGAGTATCACCATACCCATGCGGTTCAATTTTATGACTGGGGAACCTATAATCTTCTTCACCCCAGTTGGTCTAAAAGAATTCCTCCTCCCTTGCTGAAGCGGACAATGCAGATAATGCCAACAGGCTATGCAGGGCAATTAGAAAAGTTATTTCGATTTTATTTACAGCAATTAATTCGGCACTGGTGTCAACAACTAACCAAACTTTCTGGTGAACATCCTTGGGTAATAGTTACCGAGCCTTATATTGCCTCATGGGTACGTAAAGTGCCGAGCGATCACCTAATTTATTATAACTTTGATGATTACGTTCCTTATCGACCTTACCGAGAACAGCAAATTCTTCAACAAGAAAAAGAATTAATTGAACGTGCAGCAATAACTCTCTGTGCTTCCCAGTCTCAATTGAAGACCTTTCAGAAACGTCATCCTCACAGGGCTTCCCACATTTACCATTATCCTCATGGAGTCATATCTACCTACATTAATTGCCAACCGGAAAAGCCTCCAGAAGCAATGACTGTGGGTTACGTTGGTAATTTAGGCGATCGCTTAGACTGGCAATTAATTTACCAAGTTATAACCGCTTGCCCACAAATAACCTTTGTGTTTGTCGGTGGTTTAGAAGACCAAAATATGCTTGACCACAAAGACTGGCAGGCAACCCGTCAGGCAGTACTAACATCACCGAATGTCCGCCATATTGGCTATGTACCTTCTGATAAAGTTGCAGACTACTACTGTTCTTTTGCAGTCAACTGGATTCCCTACTTAGTCGAACATCGCTTTAATAAAGCATGTTGTCCTACTAAAATTATGGATGGCATTGCCAGTGGTCGTCCAATCATCAGTACTGATATACCAGAGTGTCGTTTATACCCTGAATGGATTAGTATTGTTCATTCCGCAGAAGATGCGATCGTTCTTATCCATAAGCAATTAGGATGCTCAGAAAAGCCCGAAGCCGACGAGAAAAGCTTAAAGCAACTAAAGTTTGCACATCAGAATACTTGGCAAGTACGATCTCATACTCTGAAGAAATGGCTCTTAAAGTTTTAA
- a CDS encoding glycosyltransferase, translated as MKLCWLLPSDKSGGISPVALSCCQQAAKAGHETTMLLLAKPTWITSDDFLVASLGLHACVPETPTLLLQWLKNNPQDLVFFNSCSEFDPVIPYLPSTTKCVYVAHDAPPSAWRPGLEEEDNLEAMVAVSETVASKFRHLLKQPHKLSVICNGTAFPQKPDINVERQDDLIFLGGENLVKGSLDVLNLWKQLVKQEFKGKLHWFGNLAPEFKKKIENLPNSERIQVYGHVQRELIFSTAASAKVLLMLSHFEAFGMSTVEAMSMGCVPVAWDVDSGTKEIATPNTTGLFAPLGNTEALAKQVLYACENYQAFGAAVIERARSEFDEAVMWQGYESLIHQITKLKPIARSKQGQQPPAFKPPFRRFQLLPPALRSAIREFIGRSPILSYWLNDLHGW; from the coding sequence ATGAAACTTTGTTGGTTACTTCCTAGCGATAAGAGCGGTGGTATATCTCCTGTTGCTTTGTCTTGTTGTCAGCAAGCAGCTAAAGCTGGACACGAGACAACAATGCTCCTACTAGCTAAACCCACATGGATTACTAGTGATGATTTCCTAGTAGCATCTTTAGGATTACATGCTTGTGTACCAGAAACACCTACACTTTTATTACAATGGCTTAAAAACAATCCACAGGATCTGGTATTTTTTAATAGCTGTAGCGAGTTTGACCCTGTAATTCCCTACTTGCCTTCAACTACCAAGTGTGTTTACGTCGCTCATGATGCCCCACCTTCGGCTTGGCGGCCAGGTTTGGAAGAAGAAGATAATTTAGAGGCAATGGTTGCGGTATCTGAAACTGTAGCTAGTAAATTTAGGCATCTCCTCAAACAACCTCATAAACTGTCTGTAATTTGCAATGGCACTGCCTTTCCCCAGAAGCCAGATATAAATGTAGAACGGCAAGATGACCTAATATTTCTCGGCGGTGAGAATTTGGTGAAGGGGAGCTTGGATGTTTTAAACTTGTGGAAACAATTAGTTAAACAAGAATTTAAGGGAAAGCTACATTGGTTCGGCAATCTAGCTCCAGAATTTAAGAAAAAAATTGAAAATTTGCCTAATTCTGAACGTATTCAAGTTTATGGTCATGTGCAACGTGAGTTAATTTTCTCCACTGCTGCATCAGCAAAAGTTTTACTCATGCTGAGTCACTTTGAGGCATTTGGTATGAGTACGGTTGAAGCGATGAGTATGGGTTGTGTACCAGTTGCTTGGGATGTTGACAGTGGTACAAAAGAAATCGCCACACCAAATACAACAGGATTGTTTGCACCATTAGGCAACACAGAAGCCTTAGCCAAACAAGTCCTGTACGCCTGTGAAAATTATCAAGCTTTCGGTGCTGCTGTAATTGAACGCGCCCGTTCTGAGTTCGATGAAGCAGTTATGTGGCAAGGGTACGAATCTCTTATCCATCAAATTACCAAACTCAAACCTATTGCAAGGAGTAAACAAGGTCAACAACCACCAGCTTTTAAACCTCCATTTCGACGTTTTCAGCTTTTGCCCCCCGCTTTGCGCTCAGCCATTCGAGAATTTATTGGGCGATCGCCCATTCTTAGCTACTGGCTGAATGATCTACACGGATGGTAA
- a CDS encoding glycosyltransferase family 2 protein produces MELTVIIPIYNRARMLAQALESLRWQTYKDFVVIVCDDASTENLKEVVDKFTDLKIEYYHYENNVGQYRNFMRGLKLCQTTFIKYLDSDDLLFPEALEKQIKTLQEEPSAALCLGGILEFEEIPEQNQVNLFDYCEPYVPKLRTKRQWARLEDYRCFNPSACMYRTELLSGIGGFNTIVIGDWDIFVSLSSKYPVTAVNEPIFAYRFHADQITKTDNWASGNTVARDVLWLTSNANPYQERLGIPLSQQFFLRLEQCWSTLRTALSSNQKLFLLKKWLEIVISNKMLWPFIFAFPWFVTVKALRKPKVQTGASNNLNIEKYKNYICSILFNEKSISLSN; encoded by the coding sequence ATGGAATTAACAGTAATTATTCCTATCTATAATCGTGCCAGAATGCTGGCTCAAGCATTAGAATCTCTACGATGGCAAACTTACAAAGATTTTGTTGTGATTGTTTGCGATGATGCCTCAACAGAGAATCTCAAAGAGGTAGTAGACAAATTTACAGATTTAAAGATTGAATACTACCATTATGAAAATAACGTAGGGCAGTATAGAAACTTTATGCGAGGTCTAAAACTTTGTCAAACAACATTTATAAAATACTTAGATAGTGATGACTTACTTTTTCCAGAAGCTTTAGAGAAGCAAATTAAAACTCTTCAAGAAGAACCTAGTGCAGCACTTTGTTTGGGAGGAATATTGGAGTTTGAGGAAATTCCAGAGCAGAATCAAGTCAATTTATTTGATTATTGTGAACCTTATGTTCCTAAATTAAGAACTAAGAGGCAATGGGCAAGACTGGAAGACTACAGGTGTTTTAATCCTAGTGCTTGTATGTATCGTACAGAATTGTTGAGTGGGATTGGAGGCTTCAACACTATTGTTATAGGAGATTGGGATATATTTGTTTCACTCTCCTCAAAATACCCTGTAACTGCTGTAAATGAACCTATTTTTGCTTACCGCTTCCATGCAGATCAAATAACTAAAACAGATAATTGGGCTTCAGGTAACACCGTAGCTAGAGATGTCTTGTGGCTGACATCAAATGCTAATCCTTATCAGGAAAGGTTAGGTATTCCATTATCTCAACAGTTTTTCTTGCGCCTGGAACAATGCTGGTCAACTTTGCGGACTGCTCTTTCATCAAATCAAAAATTATTCTTACTAAAAAAATGGTTAGAGATTGTTATCTCCAATAAAATGCTTTGGCCATTTATTTTTGCTTTTCCCTGGTTTGTAACTGTAAAAGCTTTGCGAAAGCCAAAGGTACAAACAGGGGCATCTAATAATCTAAATATAGAAAAGTATAAGAATTATATCTGCTCAATCCTATTTAATGAAAAGTCAATTAGTTTATCAAACTAA
- a CDS encoding glycosyltransferase: protein MSEHNSFRAVIPPIPDGTPRPLWSVMIPTYNCANYLRETLASVLAQDPGPDIMQIEVVDDHSTKDDPEAVVRELGGDRVGFYRQPENVGHTKNFDTCLKRARGKLIHQLHGDDCVRDGFYRKLQLAFEENPNIGAAFCRNLTMDEHGHWMGISTLEQSESGVLSNWLERIAEYQRIQTPSIVVQRNVYERLGGFDYRLSWSEDWEMWVRIAAHYSVWYEVEPLAVYRIHSNSNTGRYHRSGENTKDIIRAIGIIKHYLPSDRVNQVTQKSLHGYAFLALGFASQLVNKGDTYAAINQIREAFIGSFSLKMLFYASWICIKFIYLTIVNKIRNIQEKIHLVNQTN from the coding sequence ATGAGCGAACATAATTCTTTTCGTGCAGTTATTCCACCTATCCCAGATGGAACACCTCGCCCGCTCTGGTCTGTAATGATTCCTACCTACAATTGTGCCAACTATCTGCGAGAGACCCTGGCAAGCGTCTTGGCGCAAGATCCGGGACCAGATATCATGCAGATCGAAGTAGTGGACGATCACTCCACAAAAGATGATCCCGAAGCAGTGGTTCGGGAACTAGGAGGTGATCGTGTTGGATTCTATCGCCAACCAGAGAATGTAGGTCACACAAAAAATTTTGACACTTGTTTGAAACGCGCACGAGGAAAGTTGATTCATCAGTTACATGGGGATGATTGTGTGCGTGATGGCTTTTATCGTAAGTTGCAGCTGGCCTTTGAAGAAAACCCTAACATTGGAGCGGCTTTCTGCCGCAATCTCACTATGGATGAACACGGGCACTGGATGGGAATTTCTACTTTAGAACAATCAGAAAGTGGTGTTTTAAGCAATTGGTTAGAGCGAATTGCTGAATATCAGCGTATTCAAACACCTTCAATTGTGGTGCAGCGCAACGTATATGAAAGGCTAGGAGGTTTTGATTACCGCTTGTCCTGGAGTGAAGATTGGGAAATGTGGGTTCGTATTGCTGCTCACTATTCAGTATGGTATGAAGTTGAACCGCTAGCAGTATATCGCATACACTCCAATTCCAACACAGGTCGTTATCACCGTAGCGGTGAGAATACTAAAGATATAATTAGAGCTATTGGTATAATTAAGCATTATTTACCGAGTGATCGTGTTAATCAAGTTACCCAAAAATCATTACATGGATATGCTTTTCTGGCTCTTGGTTTTGCAAGCCAATTAGTTAATAAAGGTGATACCTATGCTGCTATAAACCAAATTCGAGAAGCTTTTATTGGTAGTTTCTCATTGAAGATGCTTTTTTATGCCTCGTGGATATGTATTAAATTTATTTACCTCACAATAGTAAACAAAATACGCAATATCCAAGAAAAAATACATTTAGTAAATCAAACAAATTAA
- a CDS encoding glycosyltransferase family 4 protein, translated as MEKIANDTLSVWHEEGSRQIPKNFKVFRSLVAQAKDCLEQGNYNMAAIYGDIAVEYASLSQHCGLFVSPELENLLLTIGRKTLQNSRHCNENSSLHGMPKNILHVVYGVWNTGGHSRLLWRWIQQDAERSHSIVLTQMTVADAPKVLKDAVFKSHGKIYALNETIGNFISRAKRLREIATSADMVVLHTLQDGSVPIIAFAHRELSPPIIYVNHADERFWTGVCISDVVANLRGSGMRLSQQRRGIESMRNMVLPTIVEPVRRMLSRLEAKRQLGIDENSVLLLSIARAVKYKTLDGTSFADIHLPLLKKYKRAILIVIGPGNREDWSEAIQQTQGRIRVLEETPDTAVFYQAADIYVDSYPFISITSLLEAGSYGVPLVARYQYSSDACEILGADMPGLTGNLIRVQDLEEYTVVLSHLVEDEEFRLSLGEATRRKIEETHTASNWQQSLEEVYLRATTLPRITVTSAPQDEIFIGEPDVFLQKVCPFNNLDLEQLIFDRVGVMPFDKRFSCWLRQIKMGNFERMSLTSLLVPEWLYRRLQKFYRRLRYGL; from the coding sequence ATGGAGAAAATAGCGAACGATACACTTAGTGTTTGGCACGAAGAAGGTAGTCGCCAAATTCCCAAAAACTTTAAGGTGTTCCGCAGTTTAGTGGCACAAGCAAAAGACTGTTTGGAGCAAGGTAACTATAACATGGCAGCTATTTATGGAGATATAGCAGTTGAATATGCATCGCTCAGTCAACATTGTGGTCTTTTTGTTAGTCCAGAACTCGAAAATCTTCTCCTTACAATTGGCAGAAAAACTTTACAAAACAGTCGTCATTGCAATGAAAATAGCTCATTGCATGGAATGCCAAAAAATATACTGCATGTTGTTTATGGGGTATGGAATACTGGTGGGCATTCCAGACTACTTTGGCGTTGGATTCAGCAGGATGCCGAGCGTTCACACTCAATAGTATTGACTCAGATGACAGTAGCTGATGCGCCTAAAGTCTTAAAAGATGCCGTATTTAAAAGCCACGGCAAAATATATGCTTTAAATGAAACTATTGGGAATTTTATCTCTCGTGCCAAACGATTACGCGAAATTGCCACATCAGCTGATATGGTTGTATTGCATACACTGCAGGATGGTAGTGTACCTATCATTGCATTTGCACATAGAGAGCTATCTCCGCCGATTATTTATGTGAATCACGCTGACGAGCGTTTTTGGACGGGAGTATGTATCAGTGATGTTGTTGCTAATTTGCGTGGTTCTGGTATGCGTCTATCTCAACAGCGTAGAGGCATTGAATCAATGCGTAACATGGTTCTTCCTACCATTGTGGAGCCTGTTCGCCGGATGCTTTCCCGCTTAGAGGCAAAGCGACAGCTTGGTATTGACGAAAACAGCGTGCTGCTTCTATCTATTGCTAGAGCTGTAAAGTACAAAACATTAGATGGTACTAGCTTTGCAGATATACATCTGCCATTATTGAAAAAATATAAGCGAGCTATCCTGATTGTTATTGGTCCAGGCAATCGCGAAGATTGGTCAGAAGCGATTCAGCAAACTCAGGGAAGAATACGAGTTCTTGAAGAAACTCCGGATACAGCTGTGTTTTACCAGGCGGCCGACATATATGTTGACTCATATCCTTTCATATCAATTACATCACTGCTAGAAGCTGGAAGCTATGGCGTACCTTTGGTGGCTCGCTACCAATACTCCTCAGATGCCTGCGAAATCCTTGGTGCTGATATGCCTGGTTTGACAGGCAATTTGATTCGTGTACAGGATCTTGAAGAGTACACGGTGGTTTTATCACATTTGGTCGAAGATGAGGAGTTCAGGCTATCCCTTGGGGAAGCGACCAGAAGAAAGATCGAGGAGACACATACAGCAAGTAATTGGCAGCAGTCTTTAGAAGAAGTATATCTCCGTGCTACCACTTTGCCTCGGATAACTGTAACATCGGCTCCACAGGATGAAATATTTATTGGCGAACCCGATGTCTTTTTACAGAAAGTTTGTCCTTTCAATAATCTTGACCTTGAGCAGCTCATTTTTGACCGCGTGGGAGTAATGCCATTCGATAAAAGGTTTTCCTGCTGGCTTAGACAAATAAAAATGGGTAACTTTGAGCGGATGAGTCTGACTAGCTTATTGGTACCCGAATGGCTCTATAGGCGTTTACAAAAATTCTATAGGCGCTTACGTTATGGTTTGTAA
- a CDS encoding DegT/DnrJ/EryC1/StrS family aminotransferase translates to MSEKMQYIPIAKPWMGEPEAEAAKRAIMSGWVTQGPEVAAFEQEFAAYVGSKYACAVSNCTTALHLALLAVGVQPGDEVITVSHSYVATANSIRYCGATPVFVDIEPQSYNINPVLIADAISERTRAILLVHQMGMPCDLKAILDVAHQYNLPVIEDAACAIGSEILWHGQWEKIGKPHGDIACFSFHPRKVVSTGDGGMLTTNNPEWDKQFRLWRQHGMSVPDTVRHGAKQVIFESYPMLGYNYRMTDIQAAVGREQLKRLPEIVERRRYLAQRYDEQLADVPGLKLPIEPAWAKSNWQSYCVRLPEKCDQVQVMQVMLDAGIATRRGIMCAHREPAYQIEAWSCSTNRGACNCELGKCDRLTESEQAQDRAIILPLFHQMTEQEQERAIGVLKRAI, encoded by the coding sequence ATGTCTGAGAAAATGCAGTATATTCCGATTGCAAAACCCTGGATGGGTGAACCCGAAGCTGAAGCAGCCAAGCGTGCTATTATGTCAGGCTGGGTGACTCAAGGGCCAGAAGTCGCTGCCTTTGAGCAGGAATTTGCCGCTTACGTAGGGTCAAAGTATGCTTGCGCTGTCTCAAATTGCACCACAGCATTGCACCTAGCGCTGTTAGCTGTAGGTGTACAGCCTGGGGATGAGGTAATTACCGTCAGCCACTCTTATGTTGCTACCGCTAACAGCATCCGTTACTGTGGGGCAACACCTGTGTTTGTGGACATTGAACCGCAAAGCTATAATATTAACCCCGTATTAATTGCAGATGCGATTAGTGAACGCACCCGCGCCATTCTCTTAGTTCACCAAATGGGGATGCCCTGCGACCTGAAGGCTATATTAGATGTTGCCCATCAGTATAATCTACCAGTGATTGAAGATGCAGCCTGTGCGATCGGCAGTGAAATTCTCTGGCATGGGCAATGGGAAAAAATCGGCAAGCCACATGGAGATATCGCTTGTTTTTCCTTTCACCCACGCAAAGTAGTTAGCACAGGCGATGGTGGGATGTTGACTACAAATAATCCCGAATGGGACAAACAGTTTCGCCTTTGGCGACAACATGGGATGAGCGTACCTGACACTGTGCGCCACGGAGCCAAACAAGTCATCTTTGAATCTTACCCAATGTTGGGCTACAACTACCGGATGACCGACATTCAAGCAGCAGTAGGACGGGAACAGCTCAAACGCCTACCAGAGATTGTAGAACGTCGCCGTTACTTAGCCCAAAGATATGATGAACAGTTGGCAGATGTGCCGGGATTGAAATTACCCATAGAACCAGCATGGGCAAAAAGTAACTGGCAAAGTTACTGTGTACGCTTACCAGAAAAGTGCGACCAAGTGCAAGTAATGCAGGTGATGTTGGATGCTGGGATTGCTACGCGACGCGGTATTATGTGCGCTCACCGCGAACCAGCATATCAGATTGAAGCTTGGTCGTGTAGCACTAATCGGGGAGCTTGTAACTGTGAACTAGGAAAATGTGATCGCTTAACTGAAAGTGAACAAGCACAGGATCGGGCCATTATTTTGCCCCTGTTCCATCAAATGACCGAGCAGGAACAGGAACGGGCGATCGGGGTTTTGAAAAGGGCAATCTAG